A window from Comamonas odontotermitis encodes these proteins:
- the lptA gene encoding lipopolysaccharide transport periplasmic protein LptA: protein MRPSIFSTLLMAAVLALPLLSHAERADRTKPMNIEADNGTHDELKQTSVFTGNVVVTKGTIIIRGAQLTVSQDRDGYQHGVVTAAPGKLAFFRQKRDTAPGAPSEFVEGEGEVITYNGRDDTVHFERRGELRRYRETTLTDQVSGSVIVYNNLTDTFTVNGQKGEQTAETKPGAPKNGRVRVILTPKADEKADAKADAGKAKPAADDKEKLRPSTQLNDGAK, encoded by the coding sequence ATGAGACCTAGTATTTTTTCCACCCTGTTGATGGCGGCTGTGCTGGCGCTGCCATTGCTGTCGCACGCCGAGCGCGCCGACCGCACCAAGCCCATGAACATCGAGGCGGACAATGGTACGCACGATGAGCTCAAGCAGACCAGCGTCTTCACCGGCAATGTCGTGGTGACCAAGGGCACCATCATCATTCGCGGCGCCCAGTTGACCGTCAGCCAGGACCGCGATGGCTACCAGCACGGTGTGGTGACGGCGGCGCCCGGCAAGCTGGCGTTCTTCCGCCAGAAGCGCGACACCGCACCTGGCGCGCCGTCCGAGTTTGTCGAAGGCGAAGGCGAAGTCATCACCTACAACGGTCGCGACGATACCGTGCACTTCGAGCGCCGGGGCGAGTTGCGCCGCTACCGTGAAACCACCCTGACCGACCAGGTCAGCGGCTCGGTCATCGTCTACAACAACCTGACCGACACCTTTACCGTGAATGGCCAGAAGGGCGAGCAGACGGCAGAAACCAAGCCCGGTGCGCCCAAGAATGGCCGCGTACGCGTGATCCTGACGCCCAAGGCCGATGAAAAGGCCGATGCGAAAGCGGACGCAGGCAAGGCCAAGCCCGCTGCGGACGACAAGGAAAAGCTGCGCCCGAGCACCCAACTCAATGACGGAGCCAAGTGA